The Natrarchaeobius halalkaliphilus genomic sequence CCTGGAACTCCGGATTGCGCGCCTGCTTGGCGCTGCCACCTGCGGAGTCACCCTCCGCGATAAACAGTTCCGCTTCATCCGGGTCTTTGGTCTGACAGTCCGCGAGCTTTCCGGGGAGCGACGTCGAGGAGAGGGCGGACTTCCGTCGCGTCAGCTCTTCTGCCTTCTGGGCCGCCTTTCTGGCTTTGGCCGCCTCGACCGCCTTGGTGACGATCGCCTCGGCGGTGTCGGGGTGTTCCTCGAAATAGGTGCCAAGTCCCTCGTGCATTGCGCTTTCGACGATACCGCGGACCTCGCTGTTGCCGAGTTTCGTCTTCGTCTGTCCCTCGAACTGCGGATCGGGGTGTTTGACCGAGATAACGGCGGTAAGTCCCTCTCGGATGTCCTCACCTTTCAGATTCTCTTCGATATCTCCGAGCAGATCGTTTTCGTTGGCGTAGTCGTTTACACACCGGGTCAGTGCGGTCTTGAACCCGGTGAGGTGGGTGCCACCCTCGCGCGTGTTGATGTTGTTCGCGAACGCATGAATCGATCCCTGAAGATCCTTGGTCGCTTGCATCGCCACTTCGACCTGAATATTCTGTTCTTCGTCCTCGAAGTAGATCACGTCCTCGTGCATGACGGAACGCGTCTCGTTCAGGTACTGGACGAACTCGCGGATGCCGCCGTCGTACTCGTAGGTCTCTTCGACCGAGTCCGAATCGGGGGTTTCCGCGCGGTCGTCTCGAAGGGTGATCCTGACACCGGAGTTCAAAAACGCGAGTTCGCGAAGCCGGTTCGAGAGCGTCGAGAAGGCGAACTCGTCCGTCTCGAAGATGTCCGTATCCGGCCAGAACCGGATCTCGGTGCCGGTCTCTTCGTCGGACTCCATATCGCGAACGCGCTCCATGTCGCCAACGGGTTCGCCCGTCTCGAACGCGTGACGGTAGACGCCGCCGTCGCGTTTGACTTCGGCCGCGAGTCGACCCGAGAGCGCGTTGACGACGCTAACGCCGACGCCGTGAAGTCCGCCGGAGACCTGGTACGATTTGTTGTCGAACTTTCCACCCGCGTGAAGGACGGTCAAAATCACCTCGAGTGCGGGGCGGTCGTACTCTTCGTGCGTGTCGACGGGAATGCCACGGCCGTCGTCTGCGACGCTCACCGAACCATCCTCGTGGAGGGTAACGGTGATATCGTCACAGTGGCCGGCCAGTGCCTCGTCGATCGAGTTGTCCACCACCTCATAGACGAGATGATGAAGCCCTCGAGAGTCAGTAGAACCGATGTACATGGCCGGCCGTTTCCGCACGGCTTCCAGGCCTTCCAAGACCTGAATCTGACCGGCTCCGTACTCGCTTTCCTGGGACATGAGAAACCTGCTTTCGGGTAGTGGACGGTCACTAATAAAGCTTCACGTACGCGCGCGGGCGAAATCCGGAAAAACTCGAAGATCGACACCCACGCAGGCTACCGACAGCCAACGCGGGGTAACACGGAGCGTCCACGCAACGAGACCACCCGGAACACCTTTCCCGCTGACGAGAATCCTCTCAGATATGATCGATGAGACCGTCGAGCAGATCCAGGAGATGCAAACGCACAGCTCTTCGGTGGTCGCTATCCGTGCGACACGAGCCCTCGAGGACCTGACTGATCGGGAGTTTGCGACCGTCGAGGAGTACGTCCGCTCGCTCGAGCGAAACGCGACCGTTCTTCGCCGGGCGAATCCCTCACACGCCACGCTGCAGAACGCGGTTCGACAAGTCGTCGAGGACGTCACGACCGCGGATCTCGACAGCGTCGAGGACGCACAGAATCTGACGCGCGAGCGGATCGACGCCGTCGTCTCGAAGGTCGAATCCGGCAAACGTCTGGCCGCCGAGAACGCCGCAACACATCTCGAGGACGGGGCGACGCTGTTGACGCACGATTACTCCTCGACGGTGATCGGAGCCCTGGAGAAAGCGACCGAGGCTGGAAAATCCTTCGACGTCTACGTCACGGAAGCGCGCCCGCGCTACATCGGCCGCAAGACGGCACGGGCGCTCGCCGGAATCGACGGTATCGATCCGACGCTTATCACGGACAGCGCCAACGGCGTCTATCTCGAGGAGTGTGATCGGGTCATCGTCGGCATGGACTGTATCGTCGACGAGACGCTTTACAACCGCGTCGGAACGCTCCCGATCGCGGCGACGGCGACACAGTTCGACGTCCCCGTCACCGTGCTTGGGTCGGCTTCGAAGATCATCTCGGAGGGGTTCGTCTTCGAAAACGATTTTCGATCCGGTATCGAGGTCATGTCGGAACCCACAGAGGGCTTCGACGTGGAGAACCCCGCCTACGACGCGACACCGGTTTCGTTACTCGAGAGCGTGATTACCGACGACGGCAGACGGGAGTTCTGAACGGCCGTCGGAACACACTAGTGAGCTTGAGAGTCAGTCGTCTGTGGCCACAGCCTATCCTCGTGGCCGGTGTAACGGCTGTATGCGTCTCGTACAGGTATTCGTCCCGAAGGGTGATCTCGAACTCGTCCTCGAGACGGCCGACGCGACCGGCTTGGATTACGCCGTCTCCGAGGAGACCAGTCGAGGTGAGTTCGAAGCACTCGTTTCGATACCCGTTCCGCCGGCAGCCGTCGAACCGCTGCTCGCGGAGTTGCGTGCCGCCGGCTTCGACGAGGACTCGTATACGGTCGTCACCGCCGCTGAGACGATCGTATCGAGTCGAACCGATCAGCTGATCGGACAGTTCTCCGGAACCCGGATATCGCGGGAAGAGCTCCAGACGCGGGCCGAAGATCTCGCGCCGGCAGCGTCGACGTACTTCGTTCTCCTCGTCGTCAGTACGGTGATCGCGACCGCCGGATTGCTCCTCGACTCCGCCGCCACGATCATCGGGGCGATGGTCGTTGCGCCGCTTATGGGCCCGGCTTTGGCCGCCAGCGTCGGCGTGGTCGTCGACGACGGCGAACTCGCGACTCGAGGGGTTCTCTTTCAGGTGACCGGCCTGCTCGCGACGGTCCTGACGGCCGCCCTGATAGGGTGGCTGCTTCGAGGCACCGTTTTGCTTCCGCCCGGATTCGACATCACCACGGTTCCACAGATCAGAGAGCGAATCACTCCGAATTTCCTCGCGTTGTTTCTGGCGCTGGGATCCGGCGTCGCCGGCGTCGTCAGCCTCGTTCGTAACGTGGGCTCCGTCCTCGTCGGGGTGGCGATCGCCGTCGCCCTCGTTCCCCCCGCAGCGACCGCCGGGCTCGGGATCGCCTGGGGACACTCGATAGTCGTCGTCACCGCCGGGACGCTCGTTCTCGTCAACATGCTCTCGATCAACCTGACCGCGTTGATCGTCCTCTGGCTGTCGGGCTATCGTCCCCACCGAAGGGCGAGCGTCGAGCACGTCTACGGCCGAGTCAGATCGCGAATCGTCGTGTTGGTCGTCGCGATCGTCGTACTCTCGATGGTACTCGGCGGCGTCACGTACGGGACCTACCAGACCGCCGCAGTCGAACACGACGTCGGGACCGAACTCGAGGCGATGAGCGACGATCCAGTCTTCGGAGATCTGCGGTTTCAGGAAGTCGCCGTGGAGTACGAACTGATCGACGTCTATACCGGCACAGAGCCCGCGGTCACGGTTCTGGTCGAGCGGCCGCCCGGCGAGCAAGAGCCGGCGGGGTTCGCTGATACCGTCCGCGAACGACTCGAAGATGCGACCGGTGGCGATCTCACGGTCACGGTCGAGCTGGTCGACACGCGACGGAGCGGTTGATACGGACTGCTGTAACTGTTTACCGGCGCTCCCGAAACCCGGTCTCCGGATACGCCGGTACTGACTTACAGTAGACCGTCGAGTTGCTCGGCGTCGTCGACCGCCTTCAGTCCCGTTCTCCGAACGACCGCGGTGATCCCCCCGGCGACGCTGCCCAGTCGACCGCGTTTTTGAGCACCCGTCGAACGGCGTCGTTCTCGAAGATGGGATAGGTCTCGTGGCCCGGCCGAAAGTAGAATATTCGGCCGTTCCCTCGCCGGTAACAACAGCCGCTTCGGAACACCTCGCCGCCTTCAAACCAACTGACGAACACGAGCCGATCCGGTTCGGGGACGTCGAAGGGCTCGCCGTACATCTCCGTCTCGGGGAGTTCGATCGATTCGTCGAGTCCGTCGACGATCGGATGTCCCGGATCGACGACCCACAGTCGTTCCGCCCTTCCATCTTCGCGCCACTGGAGGCTACAGGTGGTCCCCATCAGCCGCTTGAACACCCTCGAGTAGTGAGCCGAGTGGAGGACGATCAGTCCCATTCCGTCGAGGACCCGCGCGTGGACCCGATCGACGATATCCGTTGCGACCTCGTCGTGGGCCGTATGACCCCACCAGATCAGCACGTCGGTTCGCTCGAGGCGGCCCTCGTCGAGGCCGTGATCGGGTTCGTCGAGCGTCGCAGTATGGATCTCGTGAGCATCACCGAGCCCCTCAGCGATGGTTTCGTGGATTCCGTCCGGATAAACCGCTGCAGCGTCGTCGTCTTCGCGTTCGTGTCGGAATTCGTTCCAGATCGTGACGTCGGCCATCGGGTGTTGCTCACCATCGACGTCCTTAGCATCGTGGGGTAGAGGGCGTATTAACTACGTACTGCTGCCCAGTTATTCCCACATGAACAATACGTTCAGGAGAGTATTTATATTATTTCGTGAATATAACGTCTATCAAACGGATTGATTAGTCACAACGCTTATTTCGATCGCTGGCTGCGTATCTACATGGAATTCTTCACTCACGGACGAACGAAACCGAAGCGGTGCGTTTCTCTCGATTCGGTCGCCCTCAACGGCTGGGGAAGGGGTGCGTATGAATGAACCGCGGAGCGATCGGGATCGGCATCGTCGGCCTCGGTGGGATGGGGACGCTTCACGCACGGAGTCTGTCTGATCTCGGTGCAGAGATCGTTGCGGGCGCAGATCTCGTCGAATCGAAGCGAGAGCAGTTCGAAACCGAGTTCGACGCGACGACGTACGAGACGCACGAGGGGCTCGTCGTCGACGGGGACGTCGACGCGGTCGTCGTCACCACGCCGAATCGTTTTCACGAGCCGATCACCGTCGACGCACTCGAGGCAGGCTGTGACGTGCTCGTCGAGAAGCCACTCGCACACACGCTCGAGAGTGCAGAGCGGATCGTGGCGACGGCAGCGGCCGCGGAGGGGTTCTGTATGGTCGGCTTTCACAACCGCCACGCCGCATCGATGGCGATATTCGACGAGTACGATGCCCGCGGTCGCTTCGGTGAACTCACCCACGTCGAGGCGAACTACGTCCGTCGGCGCGGGATTCCCGGTCCCGGCTCCTGGTTTACCGATCCGGATCTCGCCGGCGGCGGTGCGTTGCTCGATATCGGCGTCCACGCGCTCGATCTCGCACTCTATGCGCTCGACTTTCCCGAAATCACCGAAGTTTCCGGCGTCACCAGGACCACGTTCGGAACCCGCGAAACGTACGCCGATCCGGACGGCTTCGGGGACAACTGGGACGCTCAGGCGGAAACCTACGAGGTCGACGATTCCGTCAGTGCCTTCATCCGATTCGCTGACGGGCAGACGATCTCGCTCGAGTCTGCCTGGGCGACCAACCGAGAAGAGAGCATGGAGTTCAGAGTCCGGGGAACCGAGGCCGGGGCGAAGTTCGACATCGGCGGGACGGAACTGAACATAATCGAAGCCAGCACGGCGGGCTGTGACCACTACGCCGACGTTCACCTCGAGGGAGATCCGACGGTCACCGGGCACGTCACACAGGACGAGGCGTTCCTCGACGCGATCGCGGCGGGTGGCGAACCGGAGACGAACACGGTCGACGAAGCGCTCGTCGTCCAGCGCGTCATCGATGCGATCTATCGCTCGAGCGAAACCGGCCGAACCGTCCAGTTCGACGACTCGTTCCCCGAGTCCGAGCGAACGACGACGCCCAAATCGTTGACCGATTGAACGCCGTCAAGTGCTTGACCCACATCGTTTCGACGTGGTCGATACGCAGTGTCGATACGAAACCAGAGAGATGTCGATCGATCCGAGAACTAGTATATTATAGTTGCTAAAGCAATTCATTCAAATAGTTATAGAGGAGTTTTATAATCACTAATCAGCTATTCGATAGCGGATGAAGCGACGAACGACGCTCGCGATCGTCGGTGCATCGATCTTCACAGGAGCAGCAGTTAACGCGACGACAGCGACGACCGACGGCGGCCCACGAATCGTCGACATCGACTCCGAAACCAGTACCGAAGACGTCGACGCAGGCGACGAGTACGCAATCGAGTACGTTGACGGCCGGACAGTCGTCGTTACGGCTCGACGACGGTCTCCACCCCTTGCTACGAGGCAACCGTCCCCGCAATCGAATCCACGGCGTTTGGAGACGTAGTACGTATGATGCCCGAGCAAACGCGCGACGTCTGTCCCGACGTTCTCGCGCGGCTCGCGTTCCGGATCGAACTCGAGTACGCGGATCAGGCTGCCGACGTCTTTCTCCAGTTCGTCGACGACTGATACGGTCTGCTGTAACTGTTTACCGGCGCACCCGGCACCCGGTCACCGGATACGCCGGTACTGACTTACAGCAGACCGCATGACGGCGT encodes the following:
- a CDS encoding ThuA domain-containing protein, whose protein sequence is MADVTIWNEFRHEREDDDAAAVYPDGIHETIAEGLGDAHEIHTATLDEPDHGLDEGRLERTDVLIWWGHTAHDEVATDIVDRVHARVLDGMGLIVLHSAHYSRVFKRLMGTTCSLQWREDGRAERLWVVDPGHPIVDGLDESIELPETEMYGEPFDVPEPDRLVFVSWFEGGEVFRSGCCYRRGNGRIFYFRPGHETYPIFENDAVRRVLKNAVDWAASPGGSPRSFGERD
- a CDS encoding Gfo/Idh/MocA family protein; protein product: MNRGAIGIGIVGLGGMGTLHARSLSDLGAEIVAGADLVESKREQFETEFDATTYETHEGLVVDGDVDAVVVTTPNRFHEPITVDALEAGCDVLVEKPLAHTLESAERIVATAAAAEGFCMVGFHNRHAASMAIFDEYDARGRFGELTHVEANYVRRRGIPGPGSWFTDPDLAGGGALLDIGVHALDLALYALDFPEITEVSGVTRTTFGTRETYADPDGFGDNWDAQAETYEVDDSVSAFIRFADGQTISLESAWATNREESMEFRVRGTEAGAKFDIGGTELNIIEASTAGCDHYADVHLEGDPTVTGHVTQDEAFLDAIAAGGEPETNTVDEALVVQRVIDAIYRSSETGRTVQFDDSFPESERTTTPKSLTD
- the gyrB gene encoding DNA topoisomerase (ATP-hydrolyzing) subunit B — protein: MSQESEYGAGQIQVLEGLEAVRKRPAMYIGSTDSRGLHHLVYEVVDNSIDEALAGHCDDITVTLHEDGSVSVADDGRGIPVDTHEEYDRPALEVILTVLHAGGKFDNKSYQVSGGLHGVGVSVVNALSGRLAAEVKRDGGVYRHAFETGEPVGDMERVRDMESDEETGTEIRFWPDTDIFETDEFAFSTLSNRLRELAFLNSGVRITLRDDRAETPDSDSVEETYEYDGGIREFVQYLNETRSVMHEDVIYFEDEEQNIQVEVAMQATKDLQGSIHAFANNINTREGGTHLTGFKTALTRCVNDYANENDLLGDIEENLKGEDIREGLTAVISVKHPDPQFEGQTKTKLGNSEVRGIVESAMHEGLGTYFEEHPDTAEAIVTKAVEAAKARKAAQKAEELTRRKSALSSTSLPGKLADCQTKDPDEAELFIAEGDSAGGSAKQARNPEFQAVLPIKGKILNVEKHRLDRILENDEIRNMITAIGAGIGDEFDVDDVRYKKIIMATDADVDGAHIRTLMLTFFYRHMRPLLEGGYVYATQPPLYRIRYRGETYDAMTDAERDEIVEEKCDGSPSQVQRFKGLGEMNPEQLWETTMNPDNRILKQITVEDAAAADKMFSVLMGDAVEPRKQFIKDNAPEAEWIDI
- a CDS encoding translation initiation factor eIF-2B → MIDETVEQIQEMQTHSSSVVAIRATRALEDLTDREFATVEEYVRSLERNATVLRRANPSHATLQNAVRQVVEDVTTADLDSVEDAQNLTRERIDAVVSKVESGKRLAAENAATHLEDGATLLTHDYSSTVIGALEKATEAGKSFDVYVTEARPRYIGRKTARALAGIDGIDPTLITDSANGVYLEECDRVIVGMDCIVDETLYNRVGTLPIAATATQFDVPVTVLGSASKIISEGFVFENDFRSGIEVMSEPTEGFDVENPAYDATPVSLLESVITDDGRREF
- a CDS encoding TIGR00341 family protein, whose protein sequence is MRLVQVFVPKGDLELVLETADATGLDYAVSEETSRGEFEALVSIPVPPAAVEPLLAELRAAGFDEDSYTVVTAAETIVSSRTDQLIGQFSGTRISREELQTRAEDLAPAASTYFVLLVVSTVIATAGLLLDSAATIIGAMVVAPLMGPALAASVGVVVDDGELATRGVLFQVTGLLATVLTAALIGWLLRGTVLLPPGFDITTVPQIRERITPNFLALFLALGSGVAGVVSLVRNVGSVLVGVAIAVALVPPAATAGLGIAWGHSIVVVTAGTLVLVNMLSINLTALIVLWLSGYRPHRRASVEHVYGRVRSRIVVLVVAIVVLSMVLGGVTYGTYQTAAVEHDVGTELEAMSDDPVFGDLRFQEVAVEYELIDVYTGTEPAVTVLVERPPGEQEPAGFADTVRERLEDATGGDLTVTVELVDTRRSG